One genomic segment of Natrialbaceae archaeon AArc-T1-2 includes these proteins:
- a CDS encoding heavy-metal-associated domain-containing protein gives MSQRSFQVEGMACAGCEDAVVDALTSLSGVEDAEANHETGSVTVDYRDDEGDAETIADAIENAGYDVAD, from the coding sequence ATGAGCCAGCGTAGTTTCCAGGTCGAAGGAATGGCCTGTGCCGGCTGTGAGGACGCCGTCGTCGACGCGTTGACCAGCTTATCCGGCGTCGAGGACGCTGAAGCCAACCACGAGACGGGCTCGGTCACCGTCGACTACCGGGACGACGAGGGCGATGCCGAGACGATCGCCGACGCGATCGAGAACGCGGGATACGACGTTGCTGACTGA
- the mch gene encoding methenyltetrahydromethanopterin cyclohydrolase, with translation MDSLNRTAIELVDEALEYAEELDIGAYELENEATVLDLGLEFDGGVEAGLLATEIQTAGLATPNRYLAEIGDASIPHVELSTDQPALSLLCSQKAGWELATEDFEGLGSGPARALVAEEEEFHRVGYTDAFDLTALAVETDTQPTAAAAAQVADLAGVETSGVFLLAYPTASVVGSVTNAARVAELATFRLSELGYDPLDIVSASGRAPVAPIAGDERGAIARTNDAIAYGGSAHLIVREEFDRFDEIPSTAADDHGEPFRAIFEDLEWSFEETPAELFAPATVTVDVLGGSTSVYGERNEELLVDSFGL, from the coding sequence ATGGACAGTCTCAACCGAACGGCGATCGAACTGGTCGACGAGGCCCTCGAGTACGCCGAAGAACTCGATATCGGCGCGTACGAACTCGAAAACGAGGCGACGGTGCTCGATCTCGGCCTCGAGTTCGACGGCGGCGTCGAGGCCGGGCTGTTGGCGACCGAGATCCAGACCGCCGGACTGGCGACGCCGAACCGGTACCTCGCCGAGATCGGCGATGCGTCGATCCCACACGTCGAGCTCTCGACCGACCAACCGGCGCTGTCGTTGCTCTGTTCCCAGAAGGCCGGCTGGGAGCTCGCGACCGAGGACTTCGAGGGGTTAGGAAGCGGCCCGGCCCGGGCGCTGGTCGCCGAGGAAGAGGAGTTTCACCGAGTCGGCTACACCGACGCGTTCGATCTGACGGCACTCGCCGTCGAGACCGACACCCAACCGACCGCGGCTGCCGCCGCACAGGTCGCCGACCTCGCCGGGGTCGAGACCAGTGGCGTCTTCCTGCTTGCGTACCCGACTGCGAGCGTCGTCGGCAGCGTCACGAACGCCGCTCGCGTGGCCGAACTGGCGACGTTCCGGCTATCAGAACTGGGGTACGATCCGCTGGATATCGTCTCCGCGAGCGGGCGAGCACCCGTCGCACCCATCGCAGGCGACGAACGCGGGGCCATCGCACGGACGAACGACGCCATCGCCTACGGCGGCAGTGCCCATCTGATCGTCCGCGAGGAGTTCGATCGGTTCGACGAGATCCCCTCGACGGCCGCCGACGACCACGGCGAACCGTTCCGGGCGATCTTCGAGGACCTCGAGTGGTCGTTCGAGGAGACGCCCGCGGAGCTGTTCGCGCCCGCAACCGTCACGGTAGACGTCCTCGGCGGCTCGACGTCCGTCTACGGCGAGAGAAACGAGGAGCTGCTCGTCGACTCGTTCGGTCTGTGA
- a CDS encoding GTPBP1 family GTP-binding protein, protein MSRDRALLERALERGEQDGGSVEFKERLSRDVHLEGGRRESLAAQLRHRVLSGDGEATYVLGVTDDGGLAGVDPDTFSETMDVLSLLAEEADAHIEDVQTWGVPGEDEGESAPNDRSSTPRDGGIVGVARICDGAVLETDDEHVVVGTAGHVDHGKSTLVGSLITGTEDDGDGATRAFLDVQPHEVERGLSADLSYAVYGFDDDGPIRVPNPDRKQDRAQVVEEADRLVSFVDTVGHEPWLRTTIRGLVGQKLDYGLLVVAADDGPTRTTREHLGVLLATDLPTMVAITKTDLVDDDRVAEVSREVERLLRDVDKSPLRVDRHGVDAAVEEISDTVVPIVETSAVTMDGLETLDELFDRLPKTARDDGAFRMYVDRSYSVTGVGAVASGTVMAGEVEAGDELLLGPMPDGHFEEVEVRSIEMHYHRVDRARAGRIVGIALKGIKESALERGMVLLPASADPDPVREFEAEVMVLNHPTRIGDGYEPVVHLETIGEAAAFYPEEGRLLPGDTGKTRVRFKFRPYYLEPGQKFVFREGRSKGVGTVTDVYPAD, encoded by the coding sequence ATGAGCCGTGACCGGGCCCTGCTCGAGCGGGCCCTGGAACGTGGCGAACAGGACGGCGGCAGTGTAGAGTTCAAAGAACGACTCTCGCGAGACGTCCACCTCGAGGGCGGACGACGGGAGAGTCTGGCCGCACAGCTTCGACACCGCGTCCTCTCGGGCGACGGCGAGGCGACGTACGTTCTCGGCGTCACGGACGACGGCGGACTCGCCGGCGTCGACCCCGACACCTTCTCTGAGACGATGGACGTCCTCTCGCTGCTCGCAGAGGAGGCAGACGCCCACATCGAAGATGTCCAGACGTGGGGCGTTCCGGGCGAGGACGAAGGCGAAAGTGCGCCGAACGACCGATCGTCGACGCCTCGAGACGGCGGCATCGTCGGCGTCGCGCGGATCTGTGACGGGGCCGTCCTCGAGACCGACGACGAACACGTCGTCGTCGGAACGGCGGGTCACGTCGACCACGGCAAGAGCACGCTCGTCGGTTCGCTGATCACGGGTACGGAAGACGACGGCGACGGTGCAACGCGTGCCTTTCTCGACGTCCAGCCACACGAGGTCGAACGCGGGCTCTCGGCGGACCTCTCGTACGCAGTCTACGGCTTCGACGACGACGGTCCGATCCGGGTGCCCAATCCGGACCGCAAGCAGGATCGCGCACAGGTCGTCGAGGAGGCAGACCGGCTGGTCTCGTTCGTCGACACCGTCGGCCACGAGCCGTGGCTTCGCACGACGATTCGCGGGCTCGTCGGCCAGAAACTCGATTACGGACTGCTCGTGGTCGCCGCCGACGACGGCCCAACCCGGACCACCCGGGAACACCTCGGCGTCTTGCTCGCGACCGACCTGCCGACGATGGTCGCGATCACCAAGACCGATCTCGTCGACGACGACCGCGTCGCCGAGGTCTCCCGCGAAGTCGAACGGCTTCTTCGTGACGTCGACAAGTCGCCGCTTCGGGTCGACCGCCACGGCGTCGACGCCGCCGTCGAGGAGATCAGCGACACCGTCGTCCCCATCGTCGAGACCAGCGCGGTGACGATGGACGGTCTCGAGACGCTCGACGAGCTGTTCGATCGCCTCCCGAAGACCGCACGCGACGACGGCGCGTTCCGGATGTACGTCGATCGCAGCTACTCGGTGACCGGCGTCGGCGCGGTCGCCTCCGGCACCGTCATGGCCGGCGAGGTCGAAGCCGGCGACGAACTCCTGCTCGGGCCGATGCCCGACGGTCACTTCGAGGAGGTCGAGGTCCGCTCGATCGAGATGCACTACCACCGCGTCGACCGCGCCAGGGCGGGTCGGATCGTCGGCATCGCGCTCAAAGGCATCAAAGAGAGCGCCCTCGAGCGCGGCATGGTCTTGCTACCCGCAAGCGCCGACCCCGATCCGGTGCGGGAGTTCGAAGCCGAGGTGATGGTGCTCAACCACCCGACCCGGATCGGCGACGGCTACGAGCCCGTCGTCCACCTCGAGACGATCGGCGAGGCCGCCGCCTTCTACCCCGAGGAGGGACGACTGTTACCCGGCGACACCGGCAAAACGCGGGTTCGGTTCAAGTTCCGGCCGTACTACCTCGAGCCGGGCCAGAAGTTCGTCTTCCGGGAGGGCAGAAGCAAGGGCGTCGGCACCGTCACGGACGTCTACCCCGCCGACTGA